From Microbacterium sufflavum:
GGGGCGCCGTCACGGTGGGTGCGGCGGGTCGTTCGGCCCTCCGCATCCGGGGGATCGCGACGCCGCCCTCGCCGTACTCGCGTCCGAGCGCGAACCACAGCAGGCTTCCGACGAGCGGCAGCAGGATCACGATGATCAGCCACACCATCTTGGGCAGGTGCTTCACCTGCCCGTCGTCGCGGGTGATGATGTCGATCAGCGCACCGACCATCAGCGCGATGATCAGCAGCGAGAACAGGAACGGCATGAGTTCAGGGTAGACGACGGGTCGTGCGC
This genomic window contains:
- a CDS encoding PLD nuclease N-terminal domain-containing protein, which gives rise to MPFLFSLLIIALMVGALIDIITRDDGQVKHLPKMVWLIIVILLPLVGSLLWFALGREYGEGGVAIPRMRRAERPAAPTVTAPPSRPRDTRTTEQQIADLDREIEEWRLREELEKRRRDDGDAPAAGA